One Pseudomonas sp. MH9.2 DNA segment encodes these proteins:
- a CDS encoding 16S rRNA (uracil(1498)-N(3))-methyltransferase, with product MNLLLLEKADFIAADRVILRDRRLKHMQEVHRAVVGDSLRVGRIGGLLGTGELLRLESHEAELQISLDRAPPAKLPLTLLLALPRPKMLRRVFQTIATMGVPRVILLNSYRVEKSFWQTPFLEPEAIREQLVLGLEQARDCVLPEILIEKRFKPFVEDRLPQLVEGSLGLVGHPGDYPACPRGTDQSVTLAIGPEGGWIPYEIDLLSKAGLQPVQLGERILRVETAVTALLARLF from the coding sequence GTGAACCTGCTGCTGCTCGAAAAAGCTGACTTTATCGCAGCTGACAGAGTCATCCTGCGCGACCGCCGCCTGAAGCACATGCAAGAGGTGCATCGCGCAGTCGTTGGCGACAGCCTGCGTGTAGGCCGCATCGGTGGTTTGCTAGGTACTGGCGAATTGCTGCGCCTGGAAAGCCATGAAGCCGAATTGCAGATCAGCCTTGATCGCGCGCCACCGGCCAAACTGCCCCTGACCCTGCTGCTGGCCTTGCCCAGGCCGAAGATGCTGCGCCGGGTGTTTCAGACAATCGCAACCATGGGCGTGCCCAGAGTGATTCTACTCAACAGCTATCGGGTGGAAAAAAGCTTCTGGCAAACACCGTTTCTGGAGCCCGAAGCCATCCGTGAACAGCTTGTATTGGGTCTGGAACAGGCACGCGATTGCGTACTGCCAGAGATTCTGATCGAAAAACGCTTCAAGCCGTTCGTCGAAGACCGTCTGCCTCAGCTGGTTGAAGGCAGCCTGGGTCTGGTCGGTCATCCGGGTGACTACCCTGCCTGCCCGCGCGGCACCGATCAGTCCGTCACATTGGCCATCGGCCCGGAAGGCGGCTGGATCCCCTACGAAATCGACTTGTTGAGCAAGGCTGGCCTCCAGCCGGTCCAGCTCGGCGAACGCATCCTGCGGGTCGAAACCGCTGTCACGGCCCTGCTCGCCCGCCTGTTCTAA
- the pip gene encoding prolyl aminopeptidase, giving the protein MQTLYPQIKPYARHDLAVEKPHVLYVDESGSPEGLPVVFIHGGPGAGCDAQSRRFFDPNMYRIITFDQRGCGRSTPHASLENNTTWHLVEDLERIRLHLGIEKWVLFGGSWGSTLALAYAQTHPERVHALILRGIFLCRPQEINWFYQAGASRLFPDYWQDYLAPIPLDERHDLLGAFHKRLTGSDQIAQMHAAKAWSTWEGRTATLRPNPMVVDRFSEPQRALSIARIECHYFTNNAFLEENQLIRDMPRIAHLPGIIVHGRYDVICPLDNAWELHQAWPNSELQVIRDAGHAASEPGITDALVRAASQIARRLLDLPPEEA; this is encoded by the coding sequence ATGCAGACTTTGTACCCGCAGATCAAACCTTACGCCCGGCACGATCTGGCCGTGGAAAAGCCTCATGTGCTGTACGTCGATGAAAGCGGTTCGCCCGAAGGTTTGCCAGTGGTTTTCATCCACGGCGGGCCGGGTGCGGGTTGCGATGCCCAGAGCCGTCGGTTTTTTGACCCGAATATGTACCGCATTATTACCTTCGATCAGCGCGGTTGTGGGCGCTCCACCCCCCACGCCAGCCTGGAAAACAATACCACTTGGCATTTGGTCGAAGACCTGGAACGTATTCGTCTGCACCTGGGGATCGAAAAATGGGTGCTGTTCGGCGGCTCCTGGGGTTCGACCCTGGCATTGGCTTACGCTCAGACCCATCCGGAACGCGTCCATGCCTTGATCCTGCGGGGCATCTTTTTGTGCCGGCCACAGGAAATCAACTGGTTCTACCAGGCGGGTGCCAGCCGCTTGTTTCCCGATTATTGGCAGGACTACCTGGCGCCGATTCCGCTGGATGAGCGCCATGACTTGCTGGGCGCCTTCCACAAACGCCTGACGGGCAGCGATCAGATCGCCCAGATGCACGCCGCCAAAGCCTGGTCCACCTGGGAAGGGCGCACGGCGACGCTACGGCCGAATCCGATGGTGGTGGATCGCTTCTCGGAACCGCAGCGCGCGTTGTCTATCGCCCGCATCGAATGCCATTACTTCACCAACAACGCGTTCCTCGAAGAGAATCAGTTGATTCGCGATATGCCCAGGATTGCTCATTTGCCGGGCATCATCGTGCATGGCCGCTACGATGTGATCTGCCCACTGGACAACGCCTGGGAGCTGCATCAAGCCTGGCCCAACAGTGAACTGCAGGTGATCCGCGATGCAGGTCATGCGGCATCCGAGCCGGGCATTACCGATGCGTTGGTGCGCGCAGCCAGCCAGATTGCCCGTCGGTTGCTCGATCTGCCGCCCGAAGAAGCGTGA
- a CDS encoding phosphoribosyl-ATP diphosphatase — MTDTLARLAEVLEARKGAAADSSYVASLYHKGLNKILEKVGEESVETIIAAKDAAISGDCSDVIYETADLWFHSMVMLAALGQHPQAVLDELDRRFGLSGHAEKAARSAD; from the coding sequence ATGACTGACACCCTGGCCCGTCTGGCCGAAGTGCTTGAAGCACGCAAGGGCGCCGCTGCCGACAGTTCTTATGTCGCCAGCCTGTACCACAAGGGTTTGAACAAGATTCTGGAAAAGGTCGGTGAAGAATCGGTCGAAACCATCATCGCTGCCAAGGATGCCGCCATCAGCGGTGATTGCAGTGATGTCATCTATGAGACCGCGGACCTGTGGTTTCACAGCATGGTGATGCTTGCAGCTTTGGGTCAGCATCCGCAAGCTGTACTCGATGAACTGGATCGGCGCTTCGGGCTGTCCGGGCACGCTGAAAAAGCCGCACGCTCTGCCGACTAA
- the mdoH gene encoding glucans biosynthesis glucosyltransferase MdoH: protein MSNVQSVPESLTEYLAHLPMSDEQRAELASCTSFTELHQRLSTQPFTDSAEAAQASVCRRLTLTTADELEEAEMLVLDASGRVCLKATPPIRRTKVIPEPWRTNILVRGWRRLMGRKNLPSPPQRELPSARWRFVGSLRRYILLVLMLGQTVVATWYMKGIMPYQGWSFVSLDEITRQTLFQTAVQVLPYALQTSILLLFGILFCWVSAGFWTALMGFLELLTGHDKYRISGASAGNEPIEAGARTAIVMPICNEDVPRVFAGLRATFESVAATGDLDRFDFFVLSDTNDSDIAVAEQQAWLEVCRESEGFGKIFYRRRRRRVKRKSGNLDDFCRRWGGEYRYMVVLDADSVMSGECLTSLVRLMEATPDAGIIQTAPRASGMDTLYARMQQFATRVYGPLFTAGLHFWQLGESHYWGHNAIIRMKPFIEHCALAPLPGKGAFAGAILSHDFVEAALMRRAGWGVWIAYDLPGSYEELPPNLLDELKRDRRWCHGNLMNFRLFLVKGMHPVHRAVFLTGVMSYLSAPLWFFFLVLSTALLAVNTLMEPQYFMEPRQLYPLWPQWHPDKAVALFSTTIVLLFLPKLLSIILIWAKGSVGFGGRIKVTLSMLMEMLFSVLLAPVRMLFHTRFVLAAFLGWAATWNSPQRDDDSTPWSEAVKRHGPQTLLGLCWGLLVASLNPSFLWWLAPIVGSLMLSIPVSVISSRVGLGLKARDEKLFLIPEEYAPPKELVATDHYTHENRWHALKQGFIRAVVDPQQNALACALATSRHTQSEPIEWTRIERVRQAMKVGPDKLSNQERLMLLSDPVALARLHEQVWSEGHPEWLAAWRQSIEADPHAPLLPLQPATHVAPHQLANA from the coding sequence ATGAGTAATGTCCAGTCTGTGCCAGAGTCTCTGACCGAGTACCTGGCACATTTGCCGATGAGCGATGAGCAGCGGGCGGAACTCGCCAGCTGCACCTCGTTCACCGAGCTGCACCAGCGTCTTTCAACGCAGCCATTCACCGATAGCGCCGAGGCCGCTCAGGCTTCGGTTTGCCGTCGTTTGACATTGACCACCGCTGACGAGCTGGAAGAAGCTGAAATGCTCGTCCTCGACGCCAGTGGTCGGGTCTGCCTGAAAGCCACGCCGCCGATTCGTCGTACCAAAGTCATCCCTGAGCCATGGCGCACCAATATCCTGGTGCGTGGCTGGCGCCGTCTGATGGGTCGCAAGAATCTTCCCTCACCGCCCCAGCGCGAGCTGCCTTCGGCACGCTGGCGTTTTGTCGGCTCATTGCGCCGTTACATCTTGCTGGTGCTGATGCTGGGTCAAACCGTCGTTGCCACTTGGTACATGAAAGGGATCATGCCTTACCAAGGCTGGTCCTTCGTGTCACTGGATGAAATCACTCGCCAGACATTGTTCCAGACTGCGGTGCAAGTGCTGCCCTATGCCTTGCAGACCAGCATTCTATTGCTGTTCGGGATTTTGTTCTGTTGGGTCTCGGCCGGCTTCTGGACGGCGTTGATGGGCTTTCTCGAATTGCTCACCGGGCATGACAAATACCGCATTTCCGGGGCCAGCGCAGGTAACGAACCCATCGAAGCCGGTGCTCGTACCGCCATCGTGATGCCGATCTGTAATGAAGACGTTCCTCGTGTGTTCGCCGGTCTGCGCGCTACTTTTGAATCGGTAGCCGCCACGGGCGACCTGGACCGCTTTGACTTTTTCGTCCTCAGTGATACCAACGACTCCGATATCGCCGTCGCCGAACAGCAGGCCTGGCTTGAGGTCTGCCGTGAAAGCGAAGGCTTCGGCAAGATCTTCTATCGTCGCCGTCGTCGTCGGGTAAAACGCAAAAGCGGCAACCTCGATGACTTCTGCCGTCGCTGGGGCGGTGAATACCGCTACATGGTCGTGCTCGATGCCGACAGCGTCATGAGCGGTGAATGCCTGACCAGTCTGGTGCGTTTGATGGAAGCCACCCCGGACGCCGGCATTATCCAGACCGCGCCACGCGCGTCGGGCATGGACACGCTGTATGCGCGCATGCAGCAGTTCGCTACCCGTGTGTACGGGCCGCTGTTTACCGCCGGTTTGCACTTCTGGCAGTTGGGCGAATCCCACTACTGGGGGCACAACGCGATCATCCGCATGAAGCCGTTCATCGAGCACTGCGCCTTGGCGCCGTTGCCCGGTAAAGGGGCTTTCGCCGGGGCTATTCTGTCTCACGACTTCGTCGAAGCCGCGCTGATGCGCCGTGCCGGTTGGGGCGTGTGGATTGCTTATGATTTGCCCGGCAGTTACGAAGAGTTGCCGCCTAACCTGTTGGATGAACTCAAGCGTGACCGCCGGTGGTGTCACGGTAACTTGATGAACTTCCGGCTGTTCTTGGTCAAAGGTATGCACCCGGTACACCGTGCGGTGTTCCTGACCGGGGTGATGTCGTACCTGTCGGCACCGTTATGGTTCTTCTTCCTTGTGCTGTCGACTGCCTTGTTGGCGGTTAACACGCTCATGGAGCCGCAGTACTTCATGGAGCCACGTCAGCTGTATCCGTTGTGGCCACAATGGCACCCGGACAAAGCTGTCGCGCTGTTCTCGACCACCATCGTGTTGCTGTTCCTGCCCAAACTGCTCAGCATTATTCTGATCTGGGCCAAGGGTTCGGTAGGTTTTGGCGGTCGGATCAAAGTGACCCTGTCGATGCTGATGGAAATGCTGTTTTCGGTGCTGTTGGCACCGGTCCGCATGCTGTTCCACACGCGCTTCGTACTGGCCGCGTTCCTCGGTTGGGCCGCGACCTGGAACTCGCCGCAGCGTGACGATGACTCCACGCCATGGAGCGAAGCGGTCAAGCGCCACGGTCCGCAAACGCTTTTGGGTTTGTGCTGGGGTCTGCTGGTCGCCTCGCTGAACCCAAGCTTCCTATGGTGGCTGGCCCCGATTGTCGGCTCGTTGATGCTGTCGATTCCGGTTTCGGTGATTTCCAGCCGGGTCGGTTTGGGCCTCAAGGCGCGGGACGAGAAACTCTTCCTGATCCCTGAAGAGTACGCGCCGCCAAAAGAGCTGGTCGCGACCGATCATTACACCCATGAAAACCGTTGGCATGCGTTGAAACAGGGCTTCATTCGGGCCGTGGTCGATCCACAGCAGAACGCACTGGCATGCGCCTTGGCGACGTCGCGGCACACGCAGTCCGAGCCGATTGAATGGACGCGCATCGAGCGGGTTCGTCAGGCGATGAAAGTCGGGCCGGATAAACTCAGCAACCAGGAACGCCTGATGCTGTTGAGTGACCCGGTAGCCTTGGCGCGACTGCATGAACAGGTCTGGAGCGAAGGTCATCCTGAGTGGCTCGCCGCGTGGCGTCAGTCGATCGAAGCCGATCCGCATGCGCCTCTGCTGCCGTTGCAACCTGCCACCCATGTTGCCCCGCACCAACTGGCTAACGCCTGA
- the dtd gene encoding D-aminoacyl-tRNA deacylase, with amino-acid sequence MKGLLQRVSGAHVEVAGEIVGAIDQGLLVLIGVEPQDTCASADKLLSKLLNYRVFSDAEGKMNLSLRDVGGGLLLVSQFTLAADTKSGLRPSFSKAAPPALGAELFSYLLEQARGVHDKVAAGQFGADMQVHLVNDGPVTFLLES; translated from the coding sequence ATGAAAGGTCTGCTCCAGCGCGTGAGTGGCGCGCACGTCGAAGTGGCGGGTGAGATCGTAGGTGCCATTGATCAGGGCTTGTTGGTATTGATCGGCGTCGAGCCGCAAGATACGTGCGCCAGCGCCGATAAGTTGCTGAGCAAACTGCTGAACTATCGGGTGTTCAGCGACGCCGAAGGCAAAATGAACCTGTCGCTCAGGGATGTCGGTGGCGGTTTGCTGTTAGTGTCGCAGTTCACCTTGGCGGCTGACACCAAAAGCGGCCTGCGGCCGAGCTTTTCAAAAGCCGCACCGCCCGCGCTTGGCGCCGAGTTATTCAGCTATTTGTTAGAGCAGGCGAGAGGCGTGCACGATAAGGTTGCAGCAGGCCAATTTGGTGCGGACATGCAGGTTCATCTGGTCAATGATGGCCCTGTGACATTTTTACTTGAGAGCTAA
- a CDS encoding methyl-accepting chemotaxis protein, translated as MGQLQASMQQMTLSLRELIGGIGDGVSQIASAAEQLSAVTAQTSVGVNSQKDETDQVATAMNEMTATVREVARNAEEASNAAVQADQQAREGDKVVAEAITLIESLAVEVGNSTVAMNQLKLESDKIGSVLDVIKSVSQQTNLLALNAAIEAARAGEAGRGFAVVADEVRSLAQRTQQSTEEIEELIAALQNGTQQVVTTLDNSRTLSDSSVELSRRAGGALEHITLTVSTIQSMNQQIATAGEEQSAVAEEITRSVLNVRDIAEQTAAASEETAASSVELARLGTHLQGLVGRFRV; from the coding sequence ATGGGCCAACTGCAGGCCAGCATGCAGCAAATGACCCTGAGCCTGCGTGAGCTGATCGGCGGAATTGGCGACGGTGTTTCGCAAATCGCCAGCGCCGCAGAGCAGTTGTCTGCGGTGACGGCGCAGACCAGTGTCGGCGTGAACAGCCAAAAAGATGAAACCGATCAGGTCGCCACCGCCATGAACGAGATGACAGCAACTGTACGGGAGGTCGCCCGCAATGCCGAGGAAGCGTCGAACGCCGCAGTCCAGGCCGATCAGCAGGCCCGCGAGGGCGACAAAGTGGTAGCTGAAGCCATTACCCTGATTGAGAGTCTGGCCGTTGAGGTCGGCAACTCAACCGTGGCGATGAACCAACTCAAGCTGGAAAGCGATAAAATTGGCAGCGTGCTCGACGTGATCAAATCAGTGTCGCAGCAAACCAATCTGCTGGCCCTGAACGCCGCCATTGAAGCCGCACGCGCCGGTGAAGCGGGCCGTGGTTTCGCAGTGGTTGCGGACGAGGTGCGCAGCCTGGCGCAACGCACCCAGCAATCCACCGAAGAGATCGAAGAGCTGATCGCCGCCTTGCAGAACGGCACCCAGCAGGTGGTAACCACCTTGGACAACAGCCGCACCCTGTCGGACAGCAGCGTCGAATTGAGCCGTCGGGCCGGCGGCGCCCTGGAACACATCACGCTCACTGTCTCGACCATCCAGAGCATGAACCAGCAGATCGCGACCGCAGGGGAGGAACAAAGCGCCGTCGCCGAGGAAATCACCCGCAGCGTACTGAACGTGCGTGATATCGCCGAACAGACGGCAGCGGCCAGCGAGGAAACGGCAGCGTCAAGTGTCGAACTGGCGCGATTGGGGACTCATTTGCAGGGGCTGGTGGGGCGGTTTCGGGTGTAG
- a CDS encoding methyl-accepting chemotaxis protein, with the protein MTVNLRALIGGISDSVTQIASAAEELSAVTEQTSAGVNSQKVETDQVATAMHEMTATVQEVARNAEEASEAAVAADQQAREGDRVVKEAITQIERLASEVGNSTDAMTELKRESDKIGSVLDVIKSVAQQTNLLALNAAIEAARAGEAGRGFAVVADEVRSLAQRTQKSTEEIEALIAGLQKGTQHVATIMDNSRSLTVSSVELTRRAGSSLENIARTVSAIQGMNQQIAAAAEQQSATAEEINRSVLNVRDVSEQTSAASEETAASSVELARLGNHLQMLVGKFRV; encoded by the coding sequence ATGACCGTCAACTTGCGTGCCTTGATTGGGGGCATCAGCGACAGTGTGACGCAAATAGCCAGCGCCGCTGAAGAGTTGTCCGCTGTGACCGAACAAACCAGTGCCGGGGTTAACAGCCAGAAGGTCGAAACCGATCAGGTGGCCACGGCCATGCACGAAATGACGGCCACTGTTCAGGAGGTCGCGCGCAATGCCGAAGAAGCGTCTGAAGCCGCCGTTGCCGCTGATCAACAGGCGCGTGAAGGCGACCGGGTGGTCAAGGAGGCCATCACCCAAATCGAACGTCTGGCCAGTGAAGTCGGCAACTCCACCGACGCGATGACTGAACTCAAGCGTGAAAGCGACAAGATTGGCAGTGTGCTCGACGTGATCAAATCGGTTGCGCAACAGACCAACCTCCTGGCGCTCAACGCCGCCATTGAAGCCGCGCGAGCAGGGGAAGCCGGTCGTGGTTTCGCCGTGGTGGCCGATGAAGTGCGCAGCCTTGCCCAGCGCACGCAAAAATCCACCGAAGAGATCGAGGCGCTGATCGCCGGCCTGCAAAAAGGCACCCAGCACGTGGCGACCATCATGGACAACAGCCGCAGCCTGACCGTCAGCAGTGTCGAACTGACGCGCCGAGCCGGCAGCTCGCTGGAGAATATTGCTCGCACCGTGTCAGCGATCCAGGGCATGAACCAGCAAATCGCCGCCGCAGCCGAACAACAAAGCGCTACCGCCGAAGAGATCAACCGCAGCGTATTGAACGTACGCGACGTCTCCGAGCAAACCTCCGCAGCCAGTGAAGAAACCGCAGCATCCAGTGTCGAACTGGCGCGACTGGGCAACCATCTACAAATGTTGGTGGGCAAGTTCAGGGTGTAA
- the tatC gene encoding twin-arginine translocase subunit TatC, with protein sequence MSADIPENDQQMPLISHLTELRTRLLRCVVAIFLIFAGLFYFTQKIYTLVSAPLRVYLPEGATMIATDVASPFLTPFKLTMMCSLFLAMPVILHQIWGFIAPGLYKHEKRVAVPLLVSSIILFYSGMAFAYFLVFPLIFHFFASVTPEGVSMMTDIASYLDFVMTLFFAFGVAFEIPVAVVLLVWIGIVDVKYLKKMRPYVVIGCFVVGMILTPPDIFSQTLLAVPMWLLFEIGVLCSGLIVKRGDHPDDQTDEDSDKHDQPPATQP encoded by the coding sequence ATGAGCGCTGATATCCCGGAAAACGATCAGCAAATGCCGCTGATCTCGCACCTCACCGAGCTGCGCACACGCCTGTTGCGTTGCGTTGTGGCAATTTTCCTGATCTTTGCCGGGTTGTTTTACTTCACCCAAAAGATCTACACCCTGGTTTCCGCACCTCTGCGGGTGTATTTGCCCGAAGGCGCGACGATGATCGCCACCGACGTGGCCTCGCCGTTCCTGACACCGTTCAAGCTGACCATGATGTGCTCGCTGTTTCTGGCGATGCCGGTGATCCTGCACCAGATATGGGGCTTTATTGCACCCGGTCTGTACAAGCATGAAAAGCGCGTCGCCGTGCCGCTGCTGGTTTCGAGCATTATCCTGTTCTATTCAGGCATGGCCTTCGCGTACTTTTTGGTGTTCCCGCTGATTTTCCACTTCTTCGCCAGCGTGACCCCGGAAGGCGTTTCGATGATGACTGACATCGCCAGTTACCTGGACTTTGTCATGACCTTGTTCTTCGCCTTCGGTGTCGCTTTCGAGATCCCGGTAGCGGTGGTGTTGCTGGTATGGATCGGCATCGTCGATGTCAAATACTTGAAAAAAATGCGCCCGTACGTGGTCATTGGCTGCTTCGTGGTCGGCATGATTCTGACACCGCCGGACATCTTTTCGCAGACGTTGCTTGCGGTGCCAATGTGGCTGCTGTTCGAGATCGGCGTGTTGTGCAGCGGATTGATCGTCAAGCGTGGCGATCACCCGGATGACCAGACGGATGAGGACTCTGACAAACACGACCAGCCGCCTGCGACCCAGCCGTGA
- a CDS encoding twin-arginine translocase TatA/TatE family subunit, with protein sequence MGIFDWKHWLIILVVVVLVFGTKKLKGLGTDVGESIKGFRKAMNDEEKPAEQQPPMQPQQAPQGSTLHEPQTIDAQAHKVEEPIRKD encoded by the coding sequence ATGGGTATTTTTGACTGGAAACACTGGCTCATCATTTTGGTTGTCGTCGTATTGGTGTTCGGCACCAAGAAACTCAAAGGCTTGGGTACGGATGTTGGCGAATCAATCAAAGGCTTCCGCAAAGCCATGAACGATGAAGAGAAACCTGCTGAACAGCAGCCGCCGATGCAACCGCAGCAGGCGCCTCAGGGTTCGACCCTGCATGAGCCACAGACCATCGACGCGCAAGCACATAAAGTCGAAGAGCCAATCCGCAAAGACTAG
- the tatB gene encoding Sec-independent protein translocase protein TatB, which yields MFGISFSELLLVGLVALLVLGPERLPGAARTAGLWVGRLKRSFNAIKQEVEREIGADEIRRQLHNEHILSLEQEAKKIFAPQQAPVEPVATVSPPVEAQTIAPPTPASQPETPVVATEPVVVVPVPVAPAAPAAPAEAAPVAHVSPVPSAPPVNDSSLPPRAP from the coding sequence ATGTTTGGTATCAGCTTCTCTGAACTGCTGCTCGTCGGCCTCGTTGCCCTGCTGGTGCTTGGCCCCGAGCGCCTGCCGGGTGCTGCACGTACTGCTGGCCTTTGGGTCGGGCGGCTGAAGCGCAGCTTCAATGCGATCAAACAGGAAGTCGAGCGCGAAATCGGTGCCGATGAAATTCGTCGGCAGCTGCACAACGAGCACATTCTGTCGTTAGAGCAGGAAGCCAAAAAGATTTTCGCGCCGCAACAGGCACCGGTCGAGCCCGTCGCGACGGTCAGCCCGCCAGTCGAGGCACAGACCATCGCGCCGCCGACACCGGCATCGCAGCCGGAAACGCCCGTCGTCGCGACTGAACCGGTTGTCGTTGTCCCGGTCCCCGTTGCTCCAGCAGCTCCAGCAGCTCCAGCCGAGGCTGCCCCGGTCGCACACGTCAGCCCGGTGCCAAGCGCACCGCCCGTCAACGATTCTTCTTTGCCACCGCGAGCCCCATGA
- a CDS encoding glucan biosynthesis protein G, whose product MIVSPCIAPMKPGKRLRSALLAGSALICLFSAGQLWAFSLDDVAAKAKDMAGQKYEAPKSNLPNEFRDMKFADYQKIRFLQEKGVWAGEKTPFKLSFYHQGMHFDTPVKINEVTATDVQEFKYDPGRFDFGDMKFDPKATEKLGYAGFRVLYPINKDDKNDEIMTMLGASYFRVIGKGQVYGLSARGMAIDTAMPSGEEFPRFTEFWIERPQPDDNHLVIFALLDSPRATGAYQLTLRPGTNTLVDVKSRMFLRDKVGKLGVAPLTSMYLFGANQPSKVLNYRRELHDSSGLSIQAANGEWIWRPLNNPKHLAVSSFSVENPRGFGLLQRGRNFSHYEDLDDRYDKRPSAWIEPKGDWGKGTVDLVEIPTADETNDNIVAFWKPEVIPEPGQPMEFNYRLHWTMDESSIHSPDLGWVKQTLRSTGDVKQSNLIRQPDGSVAFLVDFEGPVLAKLGEDPAIRSQVTTDDNTELVENNLRYNPVTKGWRLTLRLKAKDSGKSIDMRAYLLREVPAEPGKEPAAIVADKADKKVEKKVESKVAPKEEKTVIVKADTAKPAEAKGDSTKADVAKADSTKADAAKAEVAKADVAKDKDGKQIPQPEAETAPTNPEPAKNVQILTETWSYQLPADE is encoded by the coding sequence GTGATTGTTAGTCCCTGTATTGCTCCAATGAAACCCGGTAAACGGTTACGTAGTGCCCTGTTGGCAGGTTCTGCACTGATCTGTCTGTTCAGCGCAGGCCAGCTTTGGGCGTTCAGCCTGGACGATGTTGCGGCCAAGGCCAAAGACATGGCCGGGCAGAAATACGAAGCTCCGAAGAGCAATCTGCCGAACGAATTTCGCGACATGAAGTTCGCGGATTATCAAAAAATCCGTTTTCTTCAAGAAAAGGGCGTGTGGGCTGGGGAAAAGACACCCTTCAAGCTGTCCTTTTATCACCAGGGCATGCACTTCGACACGCCGGTCAAAATCAATGAAGTCACGGCGACCGATGTACAGGAATTCAAGTACGACCCTGGCCGGTTCGATTTTGGCGACATGAAGTTCGACCCGAAAGCCACCGAAAAACTCGGTTACGCAGGCTTTCGCGTGCTTTACCCGATCAATAAAGATGATAAGAACGACGAGATCATGACGATGCTGGGCGCGAGCTACTTCCGCGTGATTGGCAAAGGTCAGGTCTACGGCTTGTCTGCGCGCGGTATGGCTATCGACACCGCAATGCCATCGGGTGAGGAGTTCCCGCGTTTCACCGAGTTCTGGATCGAGCGTCCACAACCGGACGACAACCATCTGGTGATCTTTGCACTGCTGGACTCTCCACGTGCGACAGGCGCCTATCAACTGACCTTGCGTCCGGGCACCAACACCCTCGTCGACGTCAAGTCGCGCATGTTCCTGCGCGATAAAGTTGGCAAACTGGGCGTCGCTCCACTGACCAGCATGTACCTGTTCGGCGCCAATCAGCCGTCCAAAGTACTGAACTATCGCCGCGAACTGCATGACTCCAGCGGTCTGTCGATTCAGGCCGCCAATGGCGAGTGGATCTGGCGTCCGTTGAACAACCCGAAACACCTCGCGGTCAGCAGCTTCTCGGTGGAAAACCCGCGTGGCTTCGGTCTGCTTCAGCGTGGCCGTAACTTCAGCCACTACGAAGACCTGGATGATCGTTATGACAAACGCCCAAGTGCCTGGATCGAACCGAAAGGCGACTGGGGCAAAGGCACCGTTGATCTGGTAGAAATCCCGACTGCCGACGAAACCAACGACAACATCGTTGCGTTCTGGAAGCCGGAAGTCATTCCTGAGCCAGGCCAGCCGATGGAGTTCAACTATCGCCTGCACTGGACCATGGACGAAAGCTCCATCCATTCCCCTGATCTGGGCTGGGTCAAGCAGACCCTGCGCTCTACAGGTGACGTCAAACAGTCCAATCTGATCCGTCAGCCTGACGGCAGTGTGGCTTTCCTGGTCGACTTCGAAGGCCCGGTGCTCGCAAAACTGGGTGAAGACCCGGCGATCCGCAGCCAAGTGACCACTGACGACAACACTGAGTTGGTAGAAAACAATCTGCGCTACAACCCGGTGACCAAAGGCTGGCGTCTGACGTTGCGCCTGAAAGCCAAAGATTCGGGCAAGTCGATCGACATGCGCGCTTATCTGCTTCGTGAAGTTCCTGCCGAGCCTGGTAAGGAACCTGCGGCAATTGTTGCTGACAAAGCAGATAAGAAAGTAGAGAAGAAGGTCGAGAGCAAAGTGGCTCCGAAAGAAGAGAAAACCGTCATAGTCAAGGCTGACACGGCTAAACCCGCCGAGGCGAAAGGCGACTCCACAAAAGCAGACGTAGCGAAGGCCGACTCGACAAAAGCAGACGCTGCAAAAGCAGAAGTAGCGAAGGCCGATGTCGCGAAAGACAAAGATGGCAAACAGATCCCGCAGCCTGAAGCCGAGACTGCCCCCACTAATCCGGAACCGGCCAAGAATGTACAAATCTTGACCGAGACCTGGAGCTATCAGTTGCCTGCCGATGAGTAA